In the genome of Phycisphaerae bacterium, one region contains:
- a CDS encoding PEP-CTERM sorting domain-containing protein (PEP-CTERM proteins occur, often in large numbers, in the proteomes of bacteria that also encode an exosortase, a predicted intramembrane cysteine proteinase. The presence of a PEP-CTERM domain at a protein's C-terminus predicts cleavage within the sorting domain, followed by covalent anchoring to some some component of the (usually Gram-negative) cell surface. Many PEP-CTERM proteins exhibit an unusual sequence composition that includes large numbers of potential glycosylation sites. Expression of one such protein has been shown restore the ability of a bacterium to form floc, a type of biofilm.): MTPLGFLPGSILTIPYGVSADGSVIAGSANSSYSTNEAFRWTQASGISGLGQSAGAYLSGARGVSADGSVVVGWYVNDSDQDQPFRWTQEDGMIGLGQLPGGYSSAAGGVSADGSLIAGCGYNMLGQQEAFRWTEKEGMVGIGFLPDGSSFSCAQSVSADGSVIVGLSGQSPWVNDQAFRWTESDGMVGLGYLPGGNDSQATSVSADGSVIVGYGNSPLGLRAFLWTQADGLRPLADVLGNDFGMDISGWTLQIASGISADGSTITGYGLNPTGATEAWIAHIPEPSTLALFSACLPLATRSRRRRG; encoded by the coding sequence ATGACTCCCCTTGGATTTCTTCCCGGAAGTATATTGACTATTCCTTATGGCGTGTCCGCCGACGGTTCCGTCATCGCAGGATCGGCTAACTCTTCGTATTCCACCAACGAGGCGTTTCGTTGGACTCAAGCGAGTGGAATCTCTGGATTGGGACAGTCCGCCGGCGCCTATCTTAGCGGTGCCAGAGGAGTCTCGGCGGATGGCTCTGTTGTCGTCGGCTGGTACGTGAATGACTCGGACCAAGATCAGCCGTTCCGATGGACACAGGAAGATGGCATGATCGGTTTGGGCCAGCTACCTGGAGGATATTCAAGCGCCGCCGGTGGCGTGTCTGCCGATGGTTCGCTGATCGCAGGCTGCGGCTACAACATGCTCGGGCAGCAAGAGGCATTCCGTTGGACAGAGAAGGAAGGGATGGTGGGCATTGGGTTTCTGCCTGACGGCAGCTCGTTCAGCTGCGCACAGAGTGTCTCCGCTGATGGTTCGGTCATCGTGGGTCTTAGCGGTCAATCTCCCTGGGTAAATGATCAGGCATTCCGCTGGACTGAATCAGATGGAATGGTCGGCTTGGGCTATCTGCCGGGCGGAAATGACAGCCAAGCCACGTCCGTCTCCGCCGACGGCTCTGTCATTGTCGGATACGGCAATAGTCCGCTCGGTTTGCGTGCCTTCTTGTGGACTCAGGCAGATGGCCTGAGACCGCTGGCGGATGTCCTGGGAAACGATTTTGGCATGGATATTTCCGGGTGGACTCTCCAAATTGCGAGCGGAATCTCGGCAGACGGATCGACGATCACGGGCTATGGTCTAAACCCAACGGGTGCTACTGAGGCTTGGATCGCCCACATTCCGGAACCGAGTACATTAGCCTTGTTTTCTGCGTGTTTGCCTTTGGCTACGCGATCGAGGCGGCGGCGGGGCTGA